The Sus scrofa isolate TJ Tabasco breed Duroc chromosome X, Sscrofa11.1, whole genome shotgun sequence genome has a segment encoding these proteins:
- the LOC110257823 gene encoding uncharacterized protein LOC110257823, with the protein MAEVTEEPQEPSSDSEIETRSLTQESPSVKGRNWKISCDLDDHEKEKVRKIIKKIKLALQQNSERCKKGKKSMILVCYHRRNKKKNENQSKEDEEVQESNSSPSTSLGPPGPCDLAVSVDTPEKALEKWSDV; encoded by the exons ATGGCAGAGGTTACTGAGGAACCTCAGGAGCCTAGTTCCGACTCAGAGATAGAAACCAGAAGTTTGACGCAAGAGAGCCCAAGTGTCAAAGGAAGGAACTGGAAGATCTCCTGTGACCTTGATGACCATGAAAAGGAGAAG GTTaggaaaataatcaagaaaataaagcTGGCCCTTCAGCAGAATTCTGAAAGGTGTAAGAAAGGGAAGAAGTCCATGATACTTGTCTGCTACCACCGGcggaataagaaaaagaatgaaaatcagtCAAAAGAGGATGAAGAAGTCCAGGAGAGTAATTCCTCTCCAAGCACTTCCCTTGGTCCACCTGGACCCTGCGACCTTGCTGTCTCTGTTGATACTCCAGAAAAAGCTCTGGAGAAATGGTCAGATGTGTAG